Proteins from a single region of Desulfovibrio sp.:
- a CDS encoding inovirus-type Gp2 protein, with product MSVRLDIRSERYRDGTLSHKDMTRIIENVKRQTDSRFKNGKNDPDLHVVWVSEKTTSDDNPHYHLNIFVNGNAIQNGYSIKEAFNRAVKKKLDADNDGLVNFSSSNGKVGKFIERNSPDVDAQMDDVVYTASYLAKVRTKESNPKGSRVSSCTRI from the coding sequence TTGTCTGTACGCTTAGACATTCGTAGTGAGCGATATCGTGATGGCACACTTAGCCACAAGGATATGACCAGAATCATTGAAAATGTTAAACGCCAGACAGATTCACGCTTTAAAAATGGAAAAAACGATCCAGATCTCCACGTTGTCTGGGTATCAGAGAAAACGACCTCAGACGATAATCCACATTACCACCTCAACATCTTTGTAAATGGCAACGCCATACAAAATGGCTATTCCATCAAGGAAGCATTCAACCGGGCTGTAAAAAAGAAATTGGACGCAGACAATGACGGACTGGTCAACTTCTCCAGCAGCAATGGGAAAGTGGGCAAATTCATCGAAAGAAACTCCCCTGACGTTGATGCCCAGATGGATGACGTGGTGTATACCGCCAGCTATCTGGCCAAGGTTCGCACCAAAGAGTCCAATCCCAAAGGCTCACGGGTGTCCTCCTGCACACGCATATGA
- a CDS encoding antibiotic biosynthesis monooxygenase family protein: protein MILVLFEVTVKKEGMKEYLSLAEGLKKELIQTDGFIRAERFSSLTHEGKLLSLSVWESEQAVEKWRNGMNHRMSQRQGHDALFESYTITITSKIRQYTKTDRTESPEDSKDFFASTPQGKK, encoded by the coding sequence ATGATACTCGTTTTGTTTGAAGTGACGGTAAAAAAAGAAGGCATGAAAGAGTACCTTTCGTTGGCTGAGGGGCTGAAAAAGGAACTTATTCAAACGGACGGCTTTATCCGAGCGGAACGCTTTTCCAGCCTGACCCATGAAGGAAAGTTGCTCAGTTTGTCAGTTTGGGAAAGCGAGCAGGCGGTGGAAAAGTGGCGGAACGGCATGAACCACCGGATGAGTCAGCGGCAGGGGCACGATGCCCTGTTTGAAAGCTATACGATCACAATCACTTCAAAAATCAGGCAATATACCAAAACCGACAGGACGGAGTCTCCTGAAGATTCCAAAGATTTTTTTGCTTCGACTCCACAAGGTAAAAAATAG
- a CDS encoding TolC family protein, which yields MRLKNTVRPMILLLFLTTAGCASGPDYHAPKLPDTAMGPFVSQSPQVAAAAPPEDWWRLYDDPALDAVVHEALAANTDLRIALANLDRARAISGEARGQMLPSTTLVGGVKRSRDQTTWSGEGQAPVQWNYVGGLDVAYELDLFGRVRRDMEAARSDAEATDAAYDAARVLVVAETTRAYMDACANGASLEVARSSTELARQSLDIVSHQERLGSASRFDVERSSGALARAEAAMPRLQAQKDAAVFELAALMGRTPAQAPEAARICSKIPKMSGAIPVGDGTAMLRRRPDIRQAERTLAADTARIGVAVADLYPRVTLGGSLSYLRNDYLKDDHTWSFSFGPLITWSFPNITKARSRIAQSKAQSAASLARFDGVVLTALKESEQSLSRYAGTVNQRNALAEAQAHAENAFHMAEQRYRAGSISYLDVLVAQDTLVNARLQVALADQQVGTARVDVFKALGGGWQEHSAE from the coding sequence GTGCGTCTTAAAAACACAGTGCGGCCCATGATTCTGCTTTTATTTTTGACAACTGCGGGCTGCGCCAGCGGTCCGGACTATCACGCACCCAAGCTGCCAGACACCGCCATGGGACCATTTGTCAGCCAGTCGCCGCAAGTGGCTGCCGCTGCTCCGCCTGAAGACTGGTGGCGGCTGTATGACGATCCGGCGCTCGATGCCGTCGTGCATGAGGCTCTGGCGGCCAATACCGATCTTCGCATTGCCCTGGCAAACCTCGATCGGGCTCGGGCCATCAGCGGCGAGGCACGCGGGCAGATGCTGCCCTCGACCACGCTGGTTGGGGGCGTCAAACGCAGCCGCGACCAGACGACGTGGAGCGGCGAGGGGCAAGCGCCTGTGCAGTGGAACTATGTTGGGGGGCTGGACGTCGCCTATGAGCTGGACCTCTTCGGGCGCGTGCGCCGCGACATGGAAGCGGCCCGCAGCGATGCCGAGGCCACCGACGCCGCGTATGACGCGGCCAGGGTGCTGGTTGTGGCCGAGACGACGCGTGCTTACATGGACGCCTGCGCCAATGGGGCGTCCCTTGAAGTGGCGCGTTCCTCCACCGAACTTGCGCGGCAGTCTCTGGACATCGTCTCACATCAGGAGCGTCTCGGCTCCGCATCGCGCTTTGACGTGGAGCGGTCAAGCGGCGCACTGGCCCGGGCAGAAGCGGCCATGCCCCGGCTTCAGGCCCAAAAGGACGCAGCCGTGTTCGAGCTGGCCGCCCTGATGGGCCGCACTCCCGCACAGGCTCCTGAGGCCGCGCGTATTTGCAGCAAAATCCCAAAAATGAGCGGCGCAATCCCTGTGGGAGACGGCACTGCCATGCTGCGCAGGCGTCCCGACATACGCCAGGCCGAGCGCACGCTCGCTGCGGACACGGCTCGCATCGGGGTTGCCGTTGCCGACCTCTATCCCCGCGTCACGCTTGGCGGTTCGCTCAGCTATTTGCGCAACGATTATCTGAAAGACGATCATACATGGTCGTTTTCTTTCGGGCCGCTGATTACCTGGTCATTCCCCAACATTACCAAGGCACGCAGCCGCATTGCCCAGAGCAAGGCGCAAAGCGCGGCGTCGCTTGCGCGGTTCGATGGCGTGGTGCTGACTGCGCTCAAGGAATCGGAACAATCCCTGAGCAGATATGCGGGGACCGTCAACCAGCGCAACGCCCTGGCCGAAGCGCAAGCGCATGCCGAAAACGCCTTTCATATGGCCGAGCAGCGCTATCGGGCCGGGTCCATAAGTTACCTGGACGTACTCGTGGCTCAGGACACCCTTGTCAACGCGCGATTGCAGGTGGCGCTGGCAGACCAGCAGGTCGGCACGGCGCGGGTTGATGTTTTCAAAGCCCTGGGCGGCGGCTGGCAAGAGCATTCTGCCGAGTAA
- a CDS encoding aromatic alcohol reductase, with protein MTCLPEQSTNTVLVLGAGQLGMPVLRAMSKKTHQNPSTKISVLLKTDAIRAASGPRKARLDEMQALGISVIEGDLQRQNIDELSTLFRPFDAVINCSGFVGGPGTQIKITTAVLNAGVKRYFPWQFGVDYDIVGKGSGQQVWDEQLDVRHILRGQCKTDWTIISTGIFTSYLFEPSFGVVDIKNHTVYGLGDWQYAVTLTTPEDVGLLTAEIFFYQPEIRNRIIYIAGDTLKYSEVAELMDNHWGGRVKRKLLTKEMLLDCVSKFPNDMAAKYRLAFARPDGVAWSMAKTFNFQQGIKTTTASQWLAIHENIFV; from the coding sequence ATGACGTGTTTACCAGAACAATCCACAAATACGGTTCTTGTGCTTGGGGCTGGTCAGCTCGGCATGCCAGTATTGCGTGCTATGAGCAAAAAAACGCACCAAAATCCGTCTACAAAAATCAGCGTATTACTCAAAACAGATGCTATTCGCGCTGCCTCTGGTCCGCGAAAAGCGCGGCTTGATGAAATGCAAGCGCTAGGAATTTCTGTCATAGAAGGGGATTTGCAGCGGCAGAATATTGATGAATTGAGCACCCTATTTCGGCCATTTGATGCTGTAATCAACTGTAGCGGTTTTGTCGGTGGACCAGGAACGCAAATTAAAATCACCACGGCGGTACTTAATGCAGGCGTAAAACGCTATTTTCCTTGGCAATTTGGCGTTGATTACGACATCGTTGGGAAAGGAAGCGGACAACAGGTATGGGATGAACAACTTGATGTGCGCCACATTTTGCGTGGGCAATGCAAGACTGATTGGACTATTATTTCCACTGGTATTTTTACTAGTTATCTGTTTGAACCCAGTTTTGGTGTTGTTGATATAAAAAATCACACTGTATATGGACTCGGCGACTGGCAATATGCTGTGACTCTGACCACCCCAGAAGATGTTGGCTTACTAACGGCTGAAATATTTTTTTATCAGCCAGAAATTCGCAATAGAATTATATATATTGCTGGAGATACCTTGAAATACAGCGAGGTAGCAGAGTTGATGGATAATCACTGGGGAGGGAGGGTTAAGAGAAAGCTGCTGACCAAAGAAATGCTGCTTGATTGCGTAAGCAAGTTTCCCAATGACATGGCTGCAAAATATCGACTTGCTTTCGCGCGTCCTGATGGTGTGGCATGGAGTATGGCAAAGACTTTTAACTTTCAGCAGGGAATAAAAACCACAACAGCCTCACAATGGCTTGCAATTCATGAAAATATTTTCGTCTGA
- a CDS encoding SDR family oxidoreductase: MQTTENTILITGGTSGIGRALAEAFYDRGNKVIVAGRRRSNLEEIMTKCPGIVGLPLDLGCPYSLARLKADVHTRFPDLNVLIANAGISRPEDVTADHWDSTDTEAIINTNILGVVRTTAAFLPLLKKQPNSTIMATGSALAFMPLASFPTYCASKAFVHSWLTALRHQLRHIPVEILELSPPYVQTELTGAQQAGDPRAMPLSDYIRQVMHMLEQHDHPRGEILLERDYARRWAERDGTYDTLFVAMNPN; the protein is encoded by the coding sequence ATGCAGACAACCGAAAACACCATCCTGATCACCGGCGGCACTAGTGGCATCGGCCGCGCATTGGCCGAAGCATTTTACGATCGTGGCAACAAAGTCATTGTCGCCGGGAGGCGTCGGTCCAATCTTGAAGAAATTATGACAAAATGTCCCGGCATCGTAGGCTTGCCTCTGGATCTGGGCTGTCCGTATTCTCTGGCCCGCCTCAAGGCCGATGTGCACACAAGATTCCCCGATCTCAACGTTCTCATTGCCAACGCAGGTATTTCACGGCCAGAGGACGTCACCGCCGATCACTGGGACAGCACCGATACTGAAGCCATCATCAACACCAACATTCTGGGTGTCGTGCGCACAACGGCAGCGTTTTTGCCTTTGCTTAAAAAGCAGCCAAACTCGACGATCATGGCGACCGGCTCAGCCCTAGCATTTATGCCTCTTGCCAGTTTTCCTACCTACTGCGCAAGCAAGGCCTTTGTACACTCGTGGCTTACAGCATTGCGGCATCAGTTGCGCCATATCCCGGTGGAAATTTTGGAACTCTCACCGCCCTATGTGCAGACCGAGCTTACGGGAGCCCAGCAAGCTGGCGATCCCCGAGCCATGCCACTTAGTGACTACATCAGGCAAGTAATGCACATGCTTGAGCAGCACGACCACCCACGCGGTGAGATTCTGCTTGAACGCGATTACGCTCGCCGCTGGGCCGAGAGAGATGGCACATACGACACCCTTTTTGTCGCTATGAACCCAAACTAA
- a CDS encoding efflux RND transporter periplasmic adaptor subunit: MYSFFKNARTAIVCVSALAVILAGLCAWRAVHKVSAAPATRPPALVSVVRAEPRTIAGELQAVGSLQAVREVLLAPDTSGRVTAINFSAGQVVKEGSTLVQLYDAPEQAERSAAAAKAEFAQLQLQRSRKLAPSGAEPRELLEQRKAEAAQTMAAVRQLDARIQQKHIRSPFSGQLGIRRVNVGQYLNAGDVIATLTQLDPLYVNFSLPQQELPKLALGTQVLVTVDAVPDQVFEARVNAIDPHIDEETRNIAVQATLSNTGSVLKSGMYATVRLTLPTAANAIVLPLTAIQTSASGDSILLVKDVDAQGVGKTVATPVITGRRLGEEVLVTQGVEVDDLVIVAGQNRLQPGGRVRVNQDSSASAMAKTVGALADPTSAAKAQ; the protein is encoded by the coding sequence ATGTATAGTTTTTTTAAAAATGCCAGGACAGCCATCGTGTGCGTAAGCGCTCTGGCAGTCATTCTGGCTGGGCTGTGCGCATGGCGCGCTGTTCATAAGGTCAGTGCCGCGCCTGCGACCAGGCCGCCAGCACTGGTGTCCGTCGTGCGTGCAGAGCCGCGCACCATTGCTGGCGAGTTGCAGGCGGTCGGCAGCCTGCAGGCGGTGCGTGAGGTTTTGCTCGCTCCCGACACCTCCGGTCGTGTCACTGCCATCAACTTTTCGGCCGGGCAGGTCGTAAAAGAAGGTTCCACTCTGGTTCAGTTGTATGACGCCCCCGAGCAGGCGGAGCGAAGCGCCGCAGCGGCAAAAGCGGAATTTGCGCAATTGCAGTTGCAGCGCTCCCGAAAACTTGCCCCAAGCGGGGCCGAGCCACGCGAACTGCTGGAGCAGCGCAAGGCGGAAGCCGCCCAGACGATGGCCGCAGTCCGACAGCTGGATGCGCGCATCCAGCAAAAACATATCCGTTCGCCGTTTTCCGGGCAGCTTGGCATCCGCCGCGTCAATGTGGGCCAATACCTCAATGCTGGCGATGTCATAGCCACATTGACGCAGCTTGACCCCCTGTACGTCAACTTTAGCTTGCCGCAACAGGAGCTTCCCAAGCTGGCGCTGGGCACTCAGGTGCTGGTGACGGTGGATGCCGTGCCAGATCAGGTATTTGAGGCCAGAGTCAATGCCATTGACCCGCACATAGACGAGGAAACGCGCAATATTGCCGTTCAGGCCACACTGTCCAACACCGGTAGCGTCTTGAAGTCCGGCATGTACGCCACAGTCAGACTCACCCTGCCGACAGCGGCCAACGCCATTGTGCTGCCGCTGACGGCAATCCAGACATCCGCCTCGGGCGACAGCATCCTGCTTGTGAAGGATGTTGACGCCCAGGGCGTCGGCAAGACGGTGGCAACTCCGGTCATTACGGGCCGCAGGCTTGGTGAAGAGGTGCTGGTGACGCAGGGCGTGGAAGTTGACGACCTCGTTATTGTTGCTGGTCAAAACCGCTTACAGCCCGGCGGGAGGGTAAGAGTCAACCAGGACTCGTCTGCGAGCGCCATGGCTAAAACAGTGGGCGCCCTGGCCGACCCCACTTCAGCAGCAAAGGCTCAGTGA
- a CDS encoding efflux RND transporter permease subunit — MNFTDIFIRRPILALVVSLLILLAGMASVFSLPVRQYPYLENATINISTSLPGATQEVMQGFVTTPIAQSIATASGIEYLSSTTTQGRSEIKARLILNANADRAMTEILAKVQQVKYKLPAGVTDPIISKSTEGGTAVQYVAFFSDTLTIPQVTDFVSRVAQPLFAGIPGVGSVDINGGQTLALRIWIDPLKLAARKLSAGEIAAALRANNVQAAPGQLKSSMTITNISAATDLRNVEDFRQMVIKSSPAGGVVRLADVATVEIGGQNYNNASFASGVPAVFTAIFPTPDGNPLDIAKKAQELVPDIRAVAPPGLTVMPNYDVAKFINASIAEVEHALAESIVIVIAVIFLFLGTFRAVIIPVVTIPLSLVGTAGLMLAFGFSINLLTLLAMVLAIGLVVDDAIVVVENIHRHIEEGASPARAALLGAREIVGPVIAMTITLAAVYAPIGLMGGLTGALFKEFAFTLAGSVIVSGVVALTLSPVMSSMLLNSRQGETRLARLIEQYMTQLTASYQRLLARTLAARRLVLLVGVAVLGTIAVLFMGIRHELAPAEDQGIVVVIAKAPQYAGVGYTTKYAKMVEKIFESLPEFDSSFMHIGGTGRGQNQMLSGAILKNWSERSRSSIAIQGQVQAMGASIDGETITAVQVPPLPGSSGGLPVQMVLRSPDDFSTLFETAEQIKSAAYKSGLFLYVQNDLAFDSPQAHIAIDSSKAHEMGVTMQAIADTLAVLVGENYVNRFNFYDRSYDVIPQVKDNDRMTPDDLGRFYVKTRSGSLVPLSTVVTVHTGPQANGLTQFGQMNSATLEMMPRPGVSMGEAVAFLQSQPLPPGTGVDWLSDSRQFVQEGNQLLLSFGFALVVIFLVLAAQFESLRDPLVILVTVPLAVCGALVPLWLGYATLNIYTQIGLVTLIGLISKHGILMVTFANHIQQQENLSRIEAIEKAAAVRMRPVLMTTAAMVAGLLPLVFADGAGSASRFSIGIVVVMGMLVGTMFTLFVLPTIYSFIAKDHRESAKSARQREFSSTEVYRAS, encoded by the coding sequence ATGAATTTCACCGATATTTTTATCCGGCGGCCAATCCTGGCCCTGGTTGTGAGCCTGCTCATCTTGCTGGCAGGCATGGCCTCGGTCTTTTCCCTGCCGGTGCGGCAGTATCCCTACCTTGAAAATGCCACCATCAATATCAGCACATCCTTGCCGGGCGCTACCCAGGAGGTCATGCAAGGCTTTGTCACCACACCCATCGCACAGTCCATCGCCACGGCCAGCGGCATTGAATACCTGAGTTCAACAACAACGCAGGGCCGCAGCGAAATTAAGGCGCGTCTTATTCTCAACGCCAATGCAGACCGGGCCATGACCGAAATATTGGCCAAGGTGCAGCAGGTCAAGTACAAGCTCCCGGCAGGAGTTACCGACCCCATCATCAGCAAGTCCACCGAGGGCGGCACTGCCGTGCAGTATGTGGCTTTTTTCAGCGATACCCTGACGATACCGCAGGTTACGGACTTTGTGAGCCGCGTCGCCCAGCCGCTGTTTGCAGGGATACCCGGCGTGGGTTCCGTTGACATCAACGGCGGTCAGACGCTGGCCCTGCGCATCTGGATCGACCCGCTCAAGCTGGCGGCCCGCAAGCTGTCGGCAGGCGAGATAGCGGCAGCCCTGCGCGCCAACAACGTGCAGGCCGCGCCCGGCCAGCTCAAAAGCTCGATGACCATCACCAACATCAGCGCCGCGACCGACCTGCGCAACGTGGAGGACTTCCGCCAGATGGTGATCAAGTCCAGCCCCGCTGGCGGGGTCGTGCGGCTGGCCGATGTGGCCACAGTGGAAATCGGCGGCCAGAACTATAACAACGCCTCGTTCGCCTCTGGCGTTCCGGCGGTGTTCACGGCGATTTTTCCCACGCCGGACGGCAACCCCCTGGACATAGCCAAAAAGGCGCAGGAGCTTGTGCCGGACATACGGGCCGTGGCGCCGCCCGGGTTGACGGTCATGCCGAACTACGACGTCGCCAAGTTCATCAATGCGTCCATCGCTGAGGTGGAACACGCCCTGGCCGAGTCCATTGTGATTGTTATTGCCGTAATTTTCCTGTTTCTCGGAACCTTCCGCGCGGTCATCATACCTGTGGTCACCATTCCGCTTTCGCTGGTTGGCACCGCAGGCCTTATGCTGGCCTTTGGCTTTTCGATCAATTTGCTGACATTGCTGGCAATGGTGCTGGCCATCGGGCTGGTCGTGGACGACGCCATCGTGGTTGTGGAGAACATCCACCGCCATATAGAGGAAGGCGCATCGCCCGCACGCGCGGCCCTGCTTGGCGCACGCGAAATTGTCGGCCCGGTCATCGCCATGACCATCACGCTGGCGGCGGTATATGCGCCCATCGGCCTGATGGGCGGCTTGACCGGGGCATTGTTCAAGGAGTTTGCCTTTACTCTGGCTGGCTCGGTCATCGTCTCCGGCGTGGTCGCATTGACGCTGTCGCCGGTGATGAGCTCCATGCTGCTCAACTCCAGACAGGGCGAAACCAGACTGGCCAGACTCATCGAGCAGTACATGACGCAGCTGACGGCAAGCTACCAGCGACTGCTGGCACGCACGCTGGCCGCGCGGCGACTGGTGCTGCTGGTGGGCGTGGCCGTGCTGGGGACCATTGCGGTGCTGTTTATGGGCATACGCCACGAGCTCGCGCCTGCCGAAGACCAGGGCATAGTTGTCGTTATCGCCAAGGCTCCGCAGTATGCGGGCGTGGGCTATACCACCAAGTACGCAAAAATGGTCGAGAAGATATTTGAGTCCCTGCCAGAATTCGACAGCAGTTTCATGCACATCGGAGGGACAGGGCGCGGCCAGAACCAGATGCTCTCCGGGGCGATTCTTAAAAATTGGTCTGAGCGCTCCCGTTCGTCCATTGCGATTCAGGGGCAGGTTCAGGCCATGGGCGCGAGCATTGATGGTGAAACCATCACAGCGGTACAGGTGCCGCCGCTTCCCGGTTCCAGCGGTGGGCTGCCCGTGCAGATGGTGCTGCGCTCGCCCGATGATTTCTCCACGCTGTTTGAGACGGCCGAACAAATCAAGAGCGCCGCATACAAAAGCGGGCTGTTTCTCTACGTGCAAAATGACCTGGCCTTCGACAGCCCGCAGGCCCACATCGCCATTGACAGCAGCAAGGCGCATGAAATGGGCGTGACCATGCAGGCCATTGCCGACACCCTGGCGGTGTTGGTGGGCGAAAACTACGTCAACCGCTTCAATTTTTACGACCGTTCTTACGACGTCATTCCCCAGGTCAAGGACAATGACCGCATGACGCCGGACGACCTGGGGCGTTTTTACGTCAAGACACGTTCCGGCTCTCTTGTGCCGTTGTCCACAGTGGTGACTGTGCACACAGGTCCGCAGGCCAACGGTCTGACCCAGTTTGGCCAGATGAACTCGGCCACCCTGGAAATGATGCCGCGCCCCGGCGTCAGCATGGGCGAGGCGGTGGCCTTTTTGCAATCCCAACCCTTGCCCCCCGGTACGGGCGTCGACTGGCTCAGCGACAGCCGCCAGTTTGTGCAGGAAGGCAATCAGTTGCTGCTCTCCTTTGGCTTTGCGCTTGTCGTCATCTTTCTGGTGCTGGCGGCGCAGTTTGAAAGCCTGCGCGACCCCCTGGTAATTCTTGTAACTGTACCGCTGGCGGTATGCGGCGCGCTGGTGCCGCTTTGGCTTGGCTACGCCACCCTGAACATCTATACGCAGATAGGACTTGTCACGCTGATCGGCCTGATCTCCAAGCACGGCATCCTGATGGTCACGTTTGCCAACCATATTCAGCAACAGGAAAACCTGAGCAGGATCGAAGCCATCGAAAAGGCGGCCGCAGTCCGCATGCGCCCGGTGCTGATGACCACGGCAGCCATGGTCGCTGGCCTGCTGCCGCTGGTGTTCGCTGACGGCGCTGGCTCTGCCAGCCGGTTTTCCATTGGTATTGTGGTTGTGATGGGCATGCTGGTCGGCACCATGTTTACGCTCTTTGTTTTGCCGACCATCTACAGCTTTATAGCCAAAGATCACCGTGAATCCGCAAAAAGCGCTCGCCAGCGTGAATTTTCATCAACGGAGGTGTACCGTGCGTCTTAA
- a CDS encoding TetR family transcriptional regulator has product MNIDRHPQIASRKKPQQTRSAELVLAILQAAALVLAEEGVTRFTTARVAEKAGVSVGSIYQYFPNKVSILFRLQVDEWIQTTRMMQSILKDASAPPLERLRTLVHAFLQSECEEAEIRSALNDAAPLYRDSPEARMARTEGSEMIDTFMEGALPGAPLAARKLAGDLIFATLKSIGNSFSLAKRTKAEITAYADATADMFCAYLKSIEGHSPL; this is encoded by the coding sequence ATGAATATTGACAGACACCCTCAGATCGCCTCGCGCAAAAAACCCCAGCAGACACGATCAGCAGAACTGGTTTTAGCCATTCTGCAAGCGGCGGCTCTGGTTCTGGCCGAGGAGGGCGTAACCCGGTTTACCACGGCGCGCGTTGCGGAAAAGGCTGGGGTCAGCGTTGGCTCCATATATCAGTACTTTCCCAATAAGGTGTCGATTCTTTTTCGCCTGCAGGTGGATGAGTGGATACAGACGACCAGGATGATGCAAAGCATATTGAAAGACGCCAGCGCACCGCCTCTGGAGCGCCTGCGCACGCTCGTGCACGCCTTTTTACAGTCTGAATGCGAGGAAGCGGAGATCCGCAGTGCGCTCAATGATGCGGCCCCCCTGTATCGGGACAGTCCTGAAGCGCGCATGGCGCGTACAGAAGGCAGCGAGATGATTGATACCTTTATGGAGGGGGCACTGCCTGGAGCGCCCCTGGCAGCCCGAAAGCTTGCTGGGGATCTCATATTTGCAACGCTCAAATCCATAGGCAACAGCTTTTCACTGGCCAAGCGGACAAAAGCGGAAATCACCGCGTATGCGGACGCAACGGCAGATATGTTTTGCGCCTACCTGAAAAGCATTGAAGGGCATTCACCCCTGTAA
- a CDS encoding epoxyqueuosine reductase QueH codes for MSGNIRSSVMGGQGTASGKPGFPEAAAAISANPVPTDLSGPQSSPAATPRARNLLLHVCCGPCAVMPITRLLDEGFAVTAWYMNPNIHPLSEYLRRRDAAGECAERMGIPILYDDASWNVTTWLRAVAGRDVAPQRCAYCCSSRIEAAFAAASQLGFAFVSSSLLYSRYQPHDVIRQTGERLSSPDGVGPDFVYRDFREDWQEGIDRSKSMELYRQPYCGCIYSEAERYEKKLARLILAR; via the coding sequence ATGTCTGGAAATATCCGTTCGTCCGTAATGGGCGGGCAAGGCACAGCCTCCGGGAAGCCCGGCTTCCCGGAGGCTGCCGCAGCCATATCCGCAAATCCAGTGCCCACTGACCTCTCCGGCCCGCAATCCTCCCCCGCCGCTACGCCCCGTGCGCGCAACCTGCTGCTGCACGTCTGCTGTGGCCCTTGCGCCGTCATGCCCATCACGCGGCTGCTGGATGAGGGTTTTGCAGTCACAGCCTGGTATATGAACCCCAACATACACCCGCTCTCCGAATATCTGCGCCGGAGGGACGCTGCGGGCGAATGCGCCGAAAGGATGGGCATTCCCATTCTTTATGACGATGCCAGCTGGAACGTCACCACATGGTTGCGGGCAGTGGCGGGCCGCGATGTCGCGCCCCAACGCTGCGCATACTGTTGCTCAAGCCGCATTGAGGCTGCCTTTGCCGCCGCCAGCCAGCTTGGCTTCGCCTTTGTGAGCAGCAGCCTGTTGTATTCACGCTATCAACCCCACGATGTCATCAGGCAGACAGGGGAACGCCTGTCCAGCCCGGACGGCGTGGGCCCCGACTTCGTGTACAGGGATTTTCGTGAAGACTGGCAGGAAGGCATCGACAGATCAAAGTCGATGGAACTGTACCGCCAGCCCTACTGTGGCTGTATTTATAGCGAAGCCGAGCGCTATGAAAAAAAGCTGGCACGCCTGATTTTAGCCCGATAA
- a CDS encoding helix-turn-helix domain-containing protein translates to MIVDKQTKIYSGGDMGDWDATLKLSKKLCDGLSEDDDGLKREILTHAGNRWSLGVLHALGTDGALRHGEIRRYFCEKITQRMLTRTLRQLERDGLISRYDYHKKPPIVVYEITSMGKEMLIHILPLWHWIITSSDNFREARYRYERRQN, encoded by the coding sequence ATGATTGTAGATAAGCAAACCAAGATTTATTCGGGAGGCGACATGGGTGACTGGGACGCAACGTTGAAACTTTCAAAAAAATTGTGTGACGGGCTAAGCGAGGACGACGATGGCCTGAAGCGAGAGATACTTACACATGCGGGGAACCGATGGTCATTGGGTGTGCTACACGCCCTGGGAACTGATGGGGCTTTGCGTCATGGAGAAATCCGTCGTTATTTTTGCGAAAAAATTACACAGAGAATGCTGACGCGTACTCTACGACAATTGGAGCGAGACGGTCTTATTTCCAGATACGATTACCACAAGAAGCCTCCCATAGTTGTTTACGAGATTACAAGCATGGGCAAAGAAATGCTTATCCATATCCTTCCCCTATGGCATTGGATTATTACATCATCTGACAATTTTCGCGAAGCAAGATATCGATATGAGAGGCGTCAAAATTAA